Sequence from the Ectothiorhodospira sp. BSL-9 genome:
CGAGTAGGGCACGCCGACGATGAGCATGCCATGATGCAGCAGTGGGGTGATCATGCTCAGCAGGGTGGATTCCTGACCGCCATGCTGCGTGGCGGTGGAGGTGAACACGCCCGCCGGTTTGCCCACCAGATCCCCGGAGAACCAGAGGTTGCTGGTCTGGTCCAGAAAGTACTTGAGGGGTGCCGCCATGTTGCCAAAACGCGTGGGGGTGCCGAAGGCTGCGCCGTCACAGGCCTGCAGGTCTTCCATGGTGGCGTAGGGTGGGCCGTCCGCCGGGATGGCGTCCTCCACGGCCTCGCAGGTGGTGGATACCGTCGGGACGGTGCGCAGTCGGGCGGTGCACCCGGCCACCTCTTCAACGCCGCGCGCCACATGGCGCGCCATCGTGGCGGTGGCGCCGTAACGGCTGTAATAGACGACAAGGATTTCTGCCTGGGGATTGAGTGTCATGCTCACTCCTGCTGGGCCATGGGACGAACCGTATTTAAACAGCCGTCAAAGGTTTTGTCTGTAGGTGGTTGTTGCCTTGACGATTTTGTAGCCTGGTGCTAGTGTCCTTGAATCTCTCACGGGAGCCTCAGACGCCATCGTGAATTCGAATCGCATCCTGCTTTCCTTCTCTCGCCCTGCCGGCCGGCGTCGCGCCATATTATACGCCCTGGCCCTGCTTGTGGGCGCTGTGCTGATGCTGTCGGGTTGTGCCACCACACCGCCCGTTCAGGAGATGAGTGATGCCCGGCAGGCCCTCAGGGCGGCCGAGGAGGCTCAGGCCCCCCATCGTGCCGGCGAGACCTATCAGCGTTCCCGTGAGCTGCTGGAGCAGGCCGAGGGCCGGCTGCAGCAGGGTGAGTACCGGTCGGCGCGCTACAAGGCCAACGAGGCCAAGCGTCTGGCCATTGAGGCGCGCATTCAGGCCGGGGATTGACCCCCTCGCAGCGTTCGCGTTGCATCGCGGGATCGTCTAGAATCAAAGGTAGTGGGGTTGTCCCCCTATCTCGATTACCAGGATTCAAAAGGGAGTCTGTGGCCGTGAAAACCAAAAAGAACATGATATTGCTGGCGGGCGTGATGTCTGCGGCTCTGCTGTCAGGCTGCGCCACCGTGTCAGAGACCCCCGTGGGGACAGCCTACCTGATCGATGCCAGTGGCGAGCATGTGAGAAGTGCTGGCGGGGACTGCTGGCGCACCGGCTACTGGACCGAAGCGCGTGCCAACGAGACCTGCGATCCGCAGCTGTTCGCCCGTGCCCCGGAGCCGGCGCCAGCACCGGAACCCGAGCCTGCACCGCCTCCGGCCGAGCCCAAGCCGGAACCCGAGCCCAGTTTCATGTCGTATAACGTGGAGCGGGGCGATAGCCTCTGGAAGATCTCCGGCAAGAGTTCCGTGTACGGCAACCCCTACCAGTGGCCCCTGATCTACCGCGCCAATGTGGACCAGATCCGCGATGCCGACCTGATCTTCCCGGGACAGGAGCTGCGGATCGAGCGGAATCCTGCCTCGGCTGATGTGGATGAGGCAGTGCGGCATGCCCGCACCCGGGGTGCCTGGCAGGTCGGCCCGGTGGAGCGCTCTGACGTGCGCTACCTGGAACAGTATGGGCTGTCTCCCATGCGTTGATCCGGACGACCTTCGGGCCCGAACATGATCAATGTCGCAGTGCTTGATGGAAGGGCCCGCCTTGGCGGGCCCTTCCACGTTGTGCCCACTTATCGAAAGATAGCCGGATACGGAGTCAAACATCATGTCCCAGACCCATCATCAGGCCCTGCGCTGCTGGGTGTCAGGCCGTGTGCAGGGCGTGTTCTTTCGGGCCTCCACCCAGGTCAAGGCACGAGAGCTGGGCCTGGATGGGTATGCCATGAACCTGCCTGATGGGCGAGTGGAAGTGGTGGCCCAAGGCCCGGAAGCTGCACTGGAGTCGCTCAGGCAATGGCTGCGCCAGGGGCCATCCCAGGCTCGGGTGGACAGTCTCGACTGCGAGGCCTTTGCCGGGCCGGTGGAGTCGGGGTTTCACACCCGCTGAGGTGCTGGGCCGTCCTGCCTCAGGCCCTGGCTCGGGGCAGGATGACGGTGAGGATTTCCATGAACTGAGGCGTGATTTCGTCCCAGATGTCATCCGTGTCCTCTTCGTTCAATTTCAGCGTGGTCCAGATTCCCGGATCCACCAGGCATGCATAGCCACCATATTCACTGAAACTGCCGTGCTCGGTGCGATTGCTCAGGGCGTCGGCCAGGTGCACCACCGACACCTCCAGACTGGCCTGGTGAGCGGCGCCAGGCCGGTGATGTCGGCCCACCGCCTCCTGCAGGACCGGTGGCAGGCCCCAGATACGCAGCAGCTCCCCGCCCACGTCTGCGTGATCGAATCCCAGAATCTCCCGCTCCTGCTCCGCCAGCACCTGTTCATTGCCCCGGGAGATCATCAGGGCCTCGCGCAACTCCTCGGGATAGCGGCTGTACAGCACCAGGCTGCCCACATCGTGCAGCAGCCCCGCCACGAACAGCCTTTCCGGATGCAGCACGTGGCAGCGCTGGGCCAGCGAGCGGGCCACCAGGGCCGTGAAGATGCTGTGACGCCAGAACACCGCCACATTGACCAGTTCGCAGGGCAGGCGCGAGAAGGTGTTCGTGGCGCTCACTGCCAGCGCCAGGTGATACAGGGCTCGTGTGCCGATGATGGAAATGGCCCTGGAGACCGTATCGATCCGGTTGGGCAGGCCGTACATGGCCGAGTTGGCCAGGTGCAGCACCTGGGCGCTCAGGTTGGGATCCTGTGTCACAATGGCGGCAATGCTGTTGGCCGAAGAGTGGGGCGCCTCCAGCGCCTGGCGCAGCCGGATGATGATTTCCGGGGGGGATATCAGGTGCGACACGTCCTTCAACAGGTCGCCGAGATCGAACCGCTTGTCTGAAAGGTCACCCATGCGTTTGATTGGTCTCGAAAAAATTTGAATTTTGTCGCGTTTCCCAAGCCTAACTATGGACTATAAGACACTGAAGTCAACCGCGACGGGAGCGGTCCCAAGCAACCCCAGGTTATTGCCATGAACGAGAAAGCCGTACACAACGTGGTCGCGTTCAAGGCCCCAGGTCCACACAAGGCGGGGGGCCGCATGCCCATTCAGATCCTGGGCCATTGCCGGAACCTGTCTACCCGTCACGTGGAGCCGCTGCTGCGGGAGATGCTGGATAACGCCGACGACGCCCTCTTCAAGCTGGCGGAGAAGGCCGAGGACAACCGCTCCCAGACGGCCTATTTCGACGCCATGCGGGAGCTGCGCCGGCAGCGCTCCACCATGGAGAGTGAGTACGCCACCCAGATGGCACGGGTCTTCGATCAGTGCCTGCGCGCCAGGCCCGCGGCGTCGCGGTCTCCCACCGCCGAACCGGATGAACTGAGCCTGGTGGACGATGAGGAACTGGAGGAAAACCTGGCCATCGATGGCATGGTGGGCAAGGCACGGCGCCTGAATGAGCATGACCTGCATGCCATCGAGCGGCGTCTGGCTGCGGTGATGGAGCGATCCCGCTTGAGCGAGGAGGACAACCCGGTGGACCCCGTGGCGTTTTGTCGGGGGTTTCGGGATGCCATGCAGGTGCTGGATGTGGATATCCGCATTCGCCTGATCATCTTCAAGCTGTTTGATCAGTTCGTGGTCACCCGCCTGGCCCCGTTGTATCACGAGATCAACCGCTACCTGGTGGAAATGCGCATCCTGCCGGACCTGCGCCACGAAGGCCGGGAGGGCCGGCCCGTTCCCGAGTCTCGCAGGGATGCTCCGGAGGGCTCCCTGGACGAAGCCGGGATGGATCCGGGTGCGTACGATGTCGACAGCGAGGATGACGAGGGCGATCTGGTGGCGCTGCTGCGGCACTGGGTGGGTCGTCGGGGCCCACAGGGGTCAGTCCACCAGGGTGGACGGTCCGGGGGCATGGGGGCCGGTGTGCCTGGTGGTGGCTCCGGCACGGGCAGCGCCGTTTCGGGGTCGGGCAGAGCGGTCACGGCCGACATGGGCGCGGTGATCGCCGCCCTGTCCTCGCTGCCCTCCTCGGGTCAGGTGGGCGTCGTGGGAGGTGGGGCCGCCGAACTCAAGGGTGCCGTGGTCGGTGCATTGAACACCGGCGGTGATCAGGCCGTTGCCCTCAACGGCATGGATGAGTCGGCTATCGATATCGTCGCCATGCTGTTCGAATTCATCTTTGATGACCCGGCGCTGCCGGCCCCCATCAAGGAACTCATTGGTCGTTTGCAGATTCCCGTACTCAAGGTGGCCCTGCTGGACAAGGGCTTCTTCAGTCGCAAGCGTCACCCGGCTCGCCGCCTGCTCACGGAGCTGTCCCGGGTGGGCGTGGGCTGGTCCGAGGCCGCCGACGAGGAGGAGGGTCTGCGGGTCAAGATCGAGTCCCTGGTGGAGCGCCTGCTGAATGACTTCGAGGATGATGTGGGCATCTTCGATGAGGTTCTCCAGGACCTGCAGGATTTCTGCGCCCAGCAGGCCGAGCGGGCCGCCC
This genomic interval carries:
- the wrbA gene encoding NAD(P)H:quinone oxidoreductase, producing the protein MTLNPQAEILVVYYSRYGATATMARHVARGVEEVAGCTARLRTVPTVSTTCEAVEDAIPADGPPYATMEDLQACDGAAFGTPTRFGNMAAPLKYFLDQTSNLWFSGDLVGKPAGVFTSTATQHGGQESTLLSMITPLLHHGMLIVGVPYSEAALTETTSGGTPYGPSHVSGPKGDNPFTEHERILCHALGRRLARTALALKQGGDHKG
- a CDS encoding DUF4398 domain-containing protein — encoded protein: MNSNRILLSFSRPAGRRRAILYALALLVGAVLMLSGCATTPPVQEMSDARQALRAAEEAQAPHRAGETYQRSRELLEQAEGRLQQGEYRSARYKANEAKRLAIEARIQAGD
- a CDS encoding LysM peptidoglycan-binding domain-containing protein — its product is MKTKKNMILLAGVMSAALLSGCATVSETPVGTAYLIDASGEHVRSAGGDCWRTGYWTEARANETCDPQLFARAPEPAPAPEPEPAPPPAEPKPEPEPSFMSYNVERGDSLWKISGKSSVYGNPYQWPLIYRANVDQIRDADLIFPGQELRIERNPASADVDEAVRHARTRGAWQVGPVERSDVRYLEQYGLSPMR
- a CDS encoding acylphosphatase gives rise to the protein MSQTHHQALRCWVSGRVQGVFFRASTQVKARELGLDGYAMNLPDGRVEVVAQGPEAALESLRQWLRQGPSQARVDSLDCEAFAGPVESGFHTR
- a CDS encoding HDOD domain-containing protein — encoded protein: MGDLSDKRFDLGDLLKDVSHLISPPEIIIRLRQALEAPHSSANSIAAIVTQDPNLSAQVLHLANSAMYGLPNRIDTVSRAISIIGTRALYHLALAVSATNTFSRLPCELVNVAVFWRHSIFTALVARSLAQRCHVLHPERLFVAGLLHDVGSLVLYSRYPEELREALMISRGNEQVLAEQEREILGFDHADVGGELLRIWGLPPVLQEAVGRHHRPGAAHQASLEVSVVHLADALSNRTEHGSFSEYGGYACLVDPGIWTTLKLNEEDTDDIWDEITPQFMEILTVILPRARA
- a CDS encoding DUF1631 domain-containing protein yields the protein MNEKAVHNVVAFKAPGPHKAGGRMPIQILGHCRNLSTRHVEPLLREMLDNADDALFKLAEKAEDNRSQTAYFDAMRELRRQRSTMESEYATQMARVFDQCLRARPAASRSPTAEPDELSLVDDEELEENLAIDGMVGKARRLNEHDLHAIERRLAAVMERSRLSEEDNPVDPVAFCRGFRDAMQVLDVDIRIRLIIFKLFDQFVVTRLAPLYHEINRYLVEMRILPDLRHEGREGRPVPESRRDAPEGSLDEAGMDPGAYDVDSEDDEGDLVALLRHWVGRRGPQGSVHQGGRSGGMGAGVPGGGSGTGSAVSGSGRAVTADMGAVIAALSSLPSSGQVGVVGGGAAELKGAVVGALNTGGDQAVALNGMDESAIDIVAMLFEFIFDDPALPAPIKELIGRLQIPVLKVALLDKGFFSRKRHPARRLLTELSRVGVGWSEAADEEEGLRVKIESLVERLLNDFEDDVGIFDEVLQDLQDFCAQQAERAAQREEQAALATQGRENLLLARGVADEAIERVIDGRSLPEPIEHLLRHTWKELLVLIYLRNGQHSQLWQKALNVASLLVWSLIPKGRQDERDQLTGLLPSLLKALQDGMARMSRPPEEQQEVMALLAREHTRMVKTPMPAGDAATVAPDLEDVTATTATRKQGVDPAPTAGEAKPAADPLFQSPARETPAEDVAEDVHDGRSFMARKVAEINQLISEGRFSVPGQSTPEAWEGEAAGDVPVEDLHLMTARELAEGTWLELLDAENQPERIKLSWKSLISGKYFFVNRQGLKVREMTSHALAAEFRAGRARIIEDVPVFDRAIETLMSSLK